The following proteins come from a genomic window of Macaca fascicularis isolate 582-1 chromosome 8, T2T-MFA8v1.1:
- the HEY1 gene encoding hairy/enhancer-of-split related with YRPW motif protein 1 isoform X1, which produces MKRAHPEYSSSDSELDETIEVEKESADENGNLSSALGSMSPTTSSQILARKRRRGIIEKRRRDRINNSLSELRRLVPSAFEKQVMEQGSAKLEKAEILQMTVDHLKMLHTAGGKGYFDAHALAMDYRSLGFRECLAEVARYLSIIEGLDASDPLRVRLVSHLNNYASQREAASGAHAGLGHIPWGTAFGHHPHIAHPLLLPQNGHGNAATTASPTEPHHQGRLGSAHPEAPALRAPPSGSLGPVLPVVTSASKLSPPLLSSVASLSAFPFSFGSFHLLSPNALSPSAPTQAANLGKPYRPWGTEIGAF; this is translated from the exons ATGAAGCGAGCTCACCCCGAGTACAGCTCCTCGGACAGCGAGCTGGACGAGACCATCGAGGTGGAGAAGGAGAGTGCGGACGAGAATGG aaacTTGAGTTCAGCTCTAGGTTCCATGTCCCCAACTACGTCTTCCCAGATTTTGGCCAGAAAAAGACGGAGAGGA ATAATTGAGAAGCGCCGACGAGACCGGATCAATAACAGTTTGTCTGAGCTGAGAAGGCTGGTACCCAGTGCTTTTGAGAAGCAGGTAATGGAGCAA GGATCTGCTAAGCTAGAAAAAGCCGAAATCCTGCAGATGACCGTGGATCACCTGAAAATGCTGCATACGGCAGGAGGGAAAG GCTACTTTGATGCGCACGCCCTTGCTATGGACTATCGGAGTTTGGGATTTCGGGAATGCCTGGCAGAAGTTGCCCGTTATCTAAGCATCATTGAAGGACTAGATGCCTCTGACCCGCTTCGAGTTCGTCTGGTCTCACATCTCAACAACTACGCCTCCCAGCGGGAAGCCGCGAGCGGCGCCCACGCGGGCCTCGGACACATTCCCTGGGGGACTGCCTTTGGACATCACCCGCACATCGCTCACCCGCTGTTACTGCCCCAGAACGGCCACGGCAACGCGGCCACCACGGCCTCACCCACGGAACCGCACCACCAGGGCAGGCTGGGCTCAGCACATCCGGAGGCGCCTGCTTTGCGAGCGCCCCCTAGCGGCAGCCTCGGACCGGTGCTCCCTGTGGTCACCTCCGCCTCCAAACTGTCGCCGCCTCTGCTCTCCTCAGTGGCCTCCCTGTCGGCCTTCCCCTTCTCTTTCGGCTCCTTCCACTTACTGTCTCCCAATGCATTGAGCCCTTCAGCACCCACGCAGGCTGCAAACCTTGGCAAGCCCTATAGACCTTGGGGGACGGAGATTGGAGCTTTTTAA
- the HEY1 gene encoding hairy/enhancer-of-split related with YRPW motif protein 1 isoform X3, translated as MPAYFGSAKLEKAEILQMTVDHLKMLHTAGGKGYFDAHALAMDYRSLGFRECLAEVARYLSIIEGLDASDPLRVRLVSHLNNYASQREAASGAHAGLGHIPWGTAFGHHPHIAHPLLLPQNGHGNAATTASPTEPHHQGRLGSAHPEAPALRAPPSGSLGPVLPVVTSASKLSPPLLSSVASLSAFPFSFGSFHLLSPNALSPSAPTQAANLGKPYRPWGTEIGAF; from the exons ATGCCAGCGTATTTT GGATCTGCTAAGCTAGAAAAAGCCGAAATCCTGCAGATGACCGTGGATCACCTGAAAATGCTGCATACGGCAGGAGGGAAAG GCTACTTTGATGCGCACGCCCTTGCTATGGACTATCGGAGTTTGGGATTTCGGGAATGCCTGGCAGAAGTTGCCCGTTATCTAAGCATCATTGAAGGACTAGATGCCTCTGACCCGCTTCGAGTTCGTCTGGTCTCACATCTCAACAACTACGCCTCCCAGCGGGAAGCCGCGAGCGGCGCCCACGCGGGCCTCGGACACATTCCCTGGGGGACTGCCTTTGGACATCACCCGCACATCGCTCACCCGCTGTTACTGCCCCAGAACGGCCACGGCAACGCGGCCACCACGGCCTCACCCACGGAACCGCACCACCAGGGCAGGCTGGGCTCAGCACATCCGGAGGCGCCTGCTTTGCGAGCGCCCCCTAGCGGCAGCCTCGGACCGGTGCTCCCTGTGGTCACCTCCGCCTCCAAACTGTCGCCGCCTCTGCTCTCCTCAGTGGCCTCCCTGTCGGCCTTCCCCTTCTCTTTCGGCTCCTTCCACTTACTGTCTCCCAATGCATTGAGCCCTTCAGCACCCACGCAGGCTGCAAACCTTGGCAAGCCCTATAGACCTTGGGGGACGGAGATTGGAGCTTTTTAA
- the HEY1 gene encoding hairy/enhancer-of-split related with YRPW motif protein 1 isoform X4 — translation MDYRSLGFRECLAEVARYLSIIEGLDASDPLRVRLVSHLNNYASQREAASGAHAGLGHIPWGTAFGHHPHIAHPLLLPQNGHGNAATTASPTEPHHQGRLGSAHPEAPALRAPPSGSLGPVLPVVTSASKLSPPLLSSVASLSAFPFSFGSFHLLSPNALSPSAPTQAANLGKPYRPWGTEIGAF, via the coding sequence ATGGACTATCGGAGTTTGGGATTTCGGGAATGCCTGGCAGAAGTTGCCCGTTATCTAAGCATCATTGAAGGACTAGATGCCTCTGACCCGCTTCGAGTTCGTCTGGTCTCACATCTCAACAACTACGCCTCCCAGCGGGAAGCCGCGAGCGGCGCCCACGCGGGCCTCGGACACATTCCCTGGGGGACTGCCTTTGGACATCACCCGCACATCGCTCACCCGCTGTTACTGCCCCAGAACGGCCACGGCAACGCGGCCACCACGGCCTCACCCACGGAACCGCACCACCAGGGCAGGCTGGGCTCAGCACATCCGGAGGCGCCTGCTTTGCGAGCGCCCCCTAGCGGCAGCCTCGGACCGGTGCTCCCTGTGGTCACCTCCGCCTCCAAACTGTCGCCGCCTCTGCTCTCCTCAGTGGCCTCCCTGTCGGCCTTCCCCTTCTCTTTCGGCTCCTTCCACTTACTGTCTCCCAATGCATTGAGCCCTTCAGCACCCACGCAGGCTGCAAACCTTGGCAAGCCCTATAGACCTTGGGGGACGGAGATTGGAGCTTTTTAA
- the HEY1 gene encoding hairy/enhancer-of-split related with YRPW motif protein 1 isoform X2 gives MKRAHPEYSSSDSELDETIEVEKESADENGNLSSALGSMSPTTSSQILARKRRRGIIEKRRRDRINNSLSELRRLVPSAFEKQGSAKLEKAEILQMTVDHLKMLHTAGGKGYFDAHALAMDYRSLGFRECLAEVARYLSIIEGLDASDPLRVRLVSHLNNYASQREAASGAHAGLGHIPWGTAFGHHPHIAHPLLLPQNGHGNAATTASPTEPHHQGRLGSAHPEAPALRAPPSGSLGPVLPVVTSASKLSPPLLSSVASLSAFPFSFGSFHLLSPNALSPSAPTQAANLGKPYRPWGTEIGAF, from the exons ATGAAGCGAGCTCACCCCGAGTACAGCTCCTCGGACAGCGAGCTGGACGAGACCATCGAGGTGGAGAAGGAGAGTGCGGACGAGAATGG aaacTTGAGTTCAGCTCTAGGTTCCATGTCCCCAACTACGTCTTCCCAGATTTTGGCCAGAAAAAGACGGAGAGGA ATAATTGAGAAGCGCCGACGAGACCGGATCAATAACAGTTTGTCTGAGCTGAGAAGGCTGGTACCCAGTGCTTTTGAGAAGCAG GGATCTGCTAAGCTAGAAAAAGCCGAAATCCTGCAGATGACCGTGGATCACCTGAAAATGCTGCATACGGCAGGAGGGAAAG GCTACTTTGATGCGCACGCCCTTGCTATGGACTATCGGAGTTTGGGATTTCGGGAATGCCTGGCAGAAGTTGCCCGTTATCTAAGCATCATTGAAGGACTAGATGCCTCTGACCCGCTTCGAGTTCGTCTGGTCTCACATCTCAACAACTACGCCTCCCAGCGGGAAGCCGCGAGCGGCGCCCACGCGGGCCTCGGACACATTCCCTGGGGGACTGCCTTTGGACATCACCCGCACATCGCTCACCCGCTGTTACTGCCCCAGAACGGCCACGGCAACGCGGCCACCACGGCCTCACCCACGGAACCGCACCACCAGGGCAGGCTGGGCTCAGCACATCCGGAGGCGCCTGCTTTGCGAGCGCCCCCTAGCGGCAGCCTCGGACCGGTGCTCCCTGTGGTCACCTCCGCCTCCAAACTGTCGCCGCCTCTGCTCTCCTCAGTGGCCTCCCTGTCGGCCTTCCCCTTCTCTTTCGGCTCCTTCCACTTACTGTCTCCCAATGCATTGAGCCCTTCAGCACCCACGCAGGCTGCAAACCTTGGCAAGCCCTATAGACCTTGGGGGACGGAGATTGGAGCTTTTTAA
- the HEY1 gene encoding hairy/enhancer-of-split related with YRPW motif protein 1 isoform X5, producing the protein MPLEERNVLRLSRGNLTGDQGYFDAHALAMDYRSLGFRECLAEVARYLSIIEGLDASDPLRVRLVSHLNNYASQREAASGAHAGLGHIPWGTAFGHHPHIAHPLLLPQNGHGNAATTASPTEPHHQGRLGSAHPEAPALRAPPSGSLGPVLPVVTSASKLSPPLLSSVASLSAFPFSFGSFHLLSPNALSPSAPTQAANLGKPYRPWGTEIGAF; encoded by the exons ATGCCTCTTGAGGAAAGAAATGTATTGCGGTTAAGTAGAGGAAACCTAACAGGAGACCaag GCTACTTTGATGCGCACGCCCTTGCTATGGACTATCGGAGTTTGGGATTTCGGGAATGCCTGGCAGAAGTTGCCCGTTATCTAAGCATCATTGAAGGACTAGATGCCTCTGACCCGCTTCGAGTTCGTCTGGTCTCACATCTCAACAACTACGCCTCCCAGCGGGAAGCCGCGAGCGGCGCCCACGCGGGCCTCGGACACATTCCCTGGGGGACTGCCTTTGGACATCACCCGCACATCGCTCACCCGCTGTTACTGCCCCAGAACGGCCACGGCAACGCGGCCACCACGGCCTCACCCACGGAACCGCACCACCAGGGCAGGCTGGGCTCAGCACATCCGGAGGCGCCTGCTTTGCGAGCGCCCCCTAGCGGCAGCCTCGGACCGGTGCTCCCTGTGGTCACCTCCGCCTCCAAACTGTCGCCGCCTCTGCTCTCCTCAGTGGCCTCCCTGTCGGCCTTCCCCTTCTCTTTCGGCTCCTTCCACTTACTGTCTCCCAATGCATTGAGCCCTTCAGCACCCACGCAGGCTGCAAACCTTGGCAAGCCCTATAGACCTTGGGGGACGGAGATTGGAGCTTTTTAA